One part of the Ursus arctos isolate Adak ecotype North America unplaced genomic scaffold, UrsArc2.0 scaffold_20, whole genome shotgun sequence genome encodes these proteins:
- the CCK gene encoding cholecystokinin → MNGGVCLCVLLAVLAAGALAQPIPAADPAGPGAQREEEAPRRQLRAVQKVDGEPRAHLGALLARYIQQARKAPSGRMSVIKNLQNVDPSHRISDRDYMGWMDFGRRSAEEYEYPS, encoded by the exons ATGAACGGCGGCGTGTGCCTGTGCGTGCTGCTGGCGGTACTGGCGGCGGGCGCCCTGGCGCAGCCCATACCTGCGGCGGACCCGGCGGGCCCAGGGGCGCAGCGCGAGGAGGAGGCGCCCCGGAGGCAGCTGAGGGCAGTGCAGAAGGTGGACGGCGAGCCCCGAGCGCACCTGGGCGCGCTGCTGGCCAGGTACATCCAGCAGGCCCGGAAAG CTCCTTCTGGCCGAATGTCCGTCATTAAGAACCTGCAGAACGTGGACCCCAGTCACAGGATAAGCGACCGGGACTACATGGGCTGGATGGATTTTGGCCGGCGCAGTGCTGAGGAGTACGAGTACCCCTCCTAA